Proteins co-encoded in one Carassius gibelio isolate Cgi1373 ecotype wild population from Czech Republic chromosome A15, carGib1.2-hapl.c, whole genome shotgun sequence genomic window:
- the LOC128028715 gene encoding P2Y purinoceptor 14-like, whose protein sequence is MESAVSQILRTAEPLTSFTTVLNETTEANTTQAETKASCEFSKIPSHPVFIIAYSLLFLVSLGLNCITMRVYFCTNQRVQSSVTVYMKNLAAADFFLCLCLPLRIAKYANSSDLLRDIYCSFGATAFYINMYASILFMDFIAANRYLKIVRPLETHALRTVRTARHISIGTWVLLLATSSIYLILFLMTSWGHVPKSDNSGCEALHSPQLSVVYKIMHSLSAVLFTFVLVSLIVMYWGTLQKIKQAQLSTKITSRRHKFMKSKRNMLVLVVVFCVCFVPYHLVRLPYTFIKPQMKLCSVQAIYVLKELTILLSVLNACLDPLIYFIFCKAFRAQLSLRKMSDSPRHSDDKSQPRRMNNMMSYIETKLSTLRHESVI, encoded by the exons ATGGAGTCAGCAGTTTCACAAATTCTTCGAACTGCAGAACCACTAACCAGCTTCACCACTGTCCTGAATGAAACCACAGAAGCAAACACGACTCAAGCTGAAACAAAGGCTTCCTGTGAATTTTCAAAGATCCCCTCCCACCCCGTTTTCATAATTGCATACTCACTACTGTTTCTTGTCAGCCTGGGGCTTAACTGCATCACAATGCGGGTGTATTTCTGCACCAATCAGCGTGTCCAGTCCAGCGTAACAGTCTACATGAAGAACCTGGCTGCAGCTGACTTCTTCCTTTGCCTTTGTTTGCCTTTGCGTATTGCTAAGTATGCTAACAGTTCAGATCTACTGCGTGATATTTACTGCAGCTTTGGAGCAACAGCATTCTATATAAACATGTATGCAAGCATTCTCTTCATGGACTTTATTGCTGCAAACAG GTACCTGAAGATTGTCCGGCCATTGGAAACTCATGCTCTGCGGACGGTTCGTACCGCTCGACACATTTCCATAGGAACTTGGGTGTTACTGTTAGCCACATCTTCCATCTACTTGATCCTCTTTCTCATGACCTCTTGGGGTCATGTTCCCAAGTCTGATAATAGTGGCTGTGAGGCCTTACACAGTCCCCAGCTCAGTGTGGTCTACAAAATCATGCACAGTCTGTCTGCGGTGCTCTTCACTTTTGTGCTGGTGTCTCTGATTGTTATGTACTGGGGGACTTTGCAAAAGATCAAACAGGCTCAGTTGTCCACAAAGATCACATCCAGAAGACATAAATTCATGAAATCGAAGCGTAACATGCTGGTGCTCGTGGtggttttttgtgtgtgctttgtACCCTACCATTTGGTTAGGCTGCCTTACACATTCATCAAACCTCAGATGAAACTCTGCTCAGTGCAGGCCATCTATGTCCTGAAGGAGCTGACCATCCTGCTATCGGTGCTCAATGCTTGTCTGGATCCTCTTATATACTTTATCTTTTGCAAGGCATTCAGAGCTCAGCTAAGCCTCAGGAAGATGTCAGATTCTCCAAGACACAGCGACGATAAAAGTCAGCCAAGAAGAATGAACAACATGATGAGCTACATT